The Octopus sinensis unplaced genomic scaffold, ASM634580v1 Contig03086, whole genome shotgun sequence genome contains a region encoding:
- the LOC115227428 gene encoding uncharacterized protein LOC115227428 isoform X1, with protein MVKVQIMGSPQFFCVFALCFCLTKAQIYKIFRTENVVLNGNTTLHIEVPNMERPVTWRCGTRKYECDNVCDKGAEFRVTQSGNSSSLWIRKVTKELLDWTFHDNNYNIGKFDLKTNGFRKAETYEIIQNDNGALSVSATLLIKIPNMLRPTVWKFNNYKYECDRTCANSPEYRVTQDGDISTFWIRNVTKERLTWKFEDDNLESSKFDLKIHSSTRTEIYKITQSGPVALGGSVTLHIEVAGMKRIVGWKNDYGRYECDMTCYNRSNHEVTQNGNSSKLLIRNVTKQDLTWYFCDFYLCSGNYSLKIKAETTGGGGNGSGTGIPGYAIAILCVAGFGIIILGVIFIWKRRSKKETHEDETKNTYNLVHQKPSET; from the exons aaaatgtTGTCCTCAATGGAAATACTACTCTCCACATTGAGGTACCAAATATGGAGAGACCAGTCACGTGGAGGTGTGGGACTCGGAAGTATGAGTGTGACAACGTATGCGATAAAGGGGCTGAATTTAGAGTGACACAGAGTGGAAATTCTTCTTCTCTCTGGATCCGAAAGGTAACTAAGGAACTTTTGGATTGGACATTTcatgacaacaactacaacattgGAAAATTTGATTTGAAGACAAATG GTTTCAGAAAagcagaaacttatgaaattatCCAAAATG ATAATGGTGCACTCAGTGTAAGCGCTACTCTACTGATTAAAATACCAAACATGTTAAGACCGACCGTTTGGAAATTCAACAATTATAAATATGAGTGTGATCGGACATGCGCTAACAGCCCCGAATACAGAGTGACGCAGGATGGAGATATATCGACTTTTTGGATCCGAAACGTAACAAAGGAACGATTGACTTGGAAATTTGAAGACGATAATTTGGAATCATCAAAATTTGATTTGAAGATTCACA gtTCAACAAGAACAGAAATTTACAAAATTACTCAAAGTG GACCAGTTGCATTAGGGGGCAGTGTCACACTTCATATTGAAGTAGCCGGGATGAAAAGAATAGTTGGCTGGAAAAATGACTATGGAAGATATGAATGTGATATGACTTGTTATAATCGTAGTAACCATGAAGTTACACAAAATGGTAACTCATCGAAGCTTTTGATCCGAAATGTCACCAAACAAGATTTGACTTGGTATTTTTGTGACTTCTATCTCTGCTCTGGAAATTATTCCTTAAAGATAAaag CTGAAACAACAGGTGGGGGAGGTAATGGATCAGGAACCGGCATACCCGGCTATGCCATAGCCATCCTGTGTGTAGCTGGATTTGGCATCATCATTCTCGGGGTCATATTCATATGGAAACGTCGGAGCAAGAAAGAAACTCATGAGGATGAAACCAAGAACACGTATAATTTAGTACACCAGAAGCCGTCGGAGACATAA
- the LOC115227428 gene encoding uncharacterized protein LOC115227428 isoform X2 — MIMGSPQFFCVFALCFCLTKAQIYKIFRTENVVLNGNTTLHIEVPNMERPVTWRCGTRKYECDNVCDKGAEFRVTQSGNSSSLWIRKVTKELLDWTFHDNNYNIGKFDLKTNGFRKAETYEIIQNDNGALSVSATLLIKIPNMLRPTVWKFNNYKYECDRTCANSPEYRVTQDGDISTFWIRNVTKERLTWKFEDDNLESSKFDLKIHSSTRTEIYKITQSGPVALGGSVTLHIEVAGMKRIVGWKNDYGRYECDMTCYNRSNHEVTQNGNSSKLLIRNVTKQDLTWYFCDFYLCSGNYSLKIKAETTGGGGNGSGTGIPGYAIAILCVAGFGIIILGVIFIWKRRSKKETHEDETKNTYNLVHQKPSET, encoded by the exons aaaatgtTGTCCTCAATGGAAATACTACTCTCCACATTGAGGTACCAAATATGGAGAGACCAGTCACGTGGAGGTGTGGGACTCGGAAGTATGAGTGTGACAACGTATGCGATAAAGGGGCTGAATTTAGAGTGACACAGAGTGGAAATTCTTCTTCTCTCTGGATCCGAAAGGTAACTAAGGAACTTTTGGATTGGACATTTcatgacaacaactacaacattgGAAAATTTGATTTGAAGACAAATG GTTTCAGAAAagcagaaacttatgaaattatCCAAAATG ATAATGGTGCACTCAGTGTAAGCGCTACTCTACTGATTAAAATACCAAACATGTTAAGACCGACCGTTTGGAAATTCAACAATTATAAATATGAGTGTGATCGGACATGCGCTAACAGCCCCGAATACAGAGTGACGCAGGATGGAGATATATCGACTTTTTGGATCCGAAACGTAACAAAGGAACGATTGACTTGGAAATTTGAAGACGATAATTTGGAATCATCAAAATTTGATTTGAAGATTCACA gtTCAACAAGAACAGAAATTTACAAAATTACTCAAAGTG GACCAGTTGCATTAGGGGGCAGTGTCACACTTCATATTGAAGTAGCCGGGATGAAAAGAATAGTTGGCTGGAAAAATGACTATGGAAGATATGAATGTGATATGACTTGTTATAATCGTAGTAACCATGAAGTTACACAAAATGGTAACTCATCGAAGCTTTTGATCCGAAATGTCACCAAACAAGATTTGACTTGGTATTTTTGTGACTTCTATCTCTGCTCTGGAAATTATTCCTTAAAGATAAaag CTGAAACAACAGGTGGGGGAGGTAATGGATCAGGAACCGGCATACCCGGCTATGCCATAGCCATCCTGTGTGTAGCTGGATTTGGCATCATCATTCTCGGGGTCATATTCATATGGAAACGTCGGAGCAAGAAAGAAACTCATGAGGATGAAACCAAGAACACGTATAATTTAGTACACCAGAAGCCGTCGGAGACATAA